GATTGCCGAATTGGGCCAGCTGGTCCTTTTGGATGGTAGTCAACATGCTTCGAAAATACGTATAAATGTGATTGATTGCGGGAAGTTTGACGAATTTTAAGAAAGAACTTCCGTTTCGGTATCGATTACCAGTTCTGCTTCTTTTTTACTCTTTCTGCCGGCCCGGAAAACAGTGCCTGCAATGACTCCGGAAATCACCAGGCAAACACCGATTAATGAAGCTAATTCCAGCTTTTCATCAAAAATAAACCAGCCGGAAAGCAAAGCGTAGATCGCGCCGATGTATTGGAAAGGTGCAACGACTGCTGTATTTGCCGACAGGAATGCGCGGGTCATACAAACTTGTGCTATTTGGGTAAACACCCCGATAGTCAATAGAATCAGCCATTCGATTCCCTGTGGAAAGGTGAAATCAAACAAACACCAGATTCCTGTCAACGGAAGTGCCAGCATGGGAAAGTAAACCACGATATTGATAGTTTCTTCGGTTTCTTTCAGTTTTGAAATGGCATTGTAGGCAATTCCGGAGAGAACAGCAGAAAGGATTCCCATTCCCATCCAGAAAAGATCCGCATTTTGCCCGCTGAATCCGCCTGAAAGCCCGTTGAGCCCGATGAAAACAACCCCGAGGAAAGCAATCAGGCTGCTGAAGTACTGCATTTTGCTGACTTTTTCACTGAACAGGCGAGAAGCAATCAAAACGGTGAAAATAGGAGAAAGGTATTGCAAGGTAGAGGCGATTGCCAGAGGAAGTTTGTGCAGCGTGAAAAAGAAAATCGTCAGTGCGAGCATTCCGGCAGTTCCTCTTAAAAGAAGCCATCTGCGGTTGTTTCCAAGCAAGGGAAGTCCGCGGTATCTGATAATTGCCGCGCTGATCAGGAATGAAACCAGGCTTCTGAAAAATACCAATTCGTGTGCAGGATATTTTTGAAGGTGAGGAATGAGATCGTTATCCGGATTGCCGAGCAATTTCACGAAAAAGTTGATGACGAAAAAAGCCATTCCGGAAAGAATGATGTAGACAATTCCTTTGATCATATCACAAAAGTACACGGTATGTTCAATTTCCGTTCCTATTTGTTCAATTTCATGAACCTGTCTGGAAATACTTTCGTAGTTTTAGAAGTATAAATGAAGGTGTTTATGAAAAAGCTTCTGATACTGTTATTCGTT
The window above is part of the Fluviicola sp. genome. Proteins encoded here:
- a CDS encoding DMT family transporter, coding for MIKGIVYIILSGMAFFVINFFVKLLGNPDNDLIPHLQKYPAHELVFFRSLVSFLISAAIIRYRGLPLLGNNRRWLLLRGTAGMLALTIFFFTLHKLPLAIASTLQYLSPIFTVLIASRLFSEKVSKMQYFSSLIAFLGVVFIGLNGLSGGFSGQNADLFWMGMGILSAVLSGIAYNAISKLKETEETINIVVYFPMLALPLTGIWCLFDFTFPQGIEWLILLTIGVFTQIAQVCMTRAFLSANTAVVAPFQYIGAIYALLSGWFIFDEKLELASLIGVCLVISGVIAGTVFRAGRKSKKEAELVIDTETEVLS